The sequence GgaaacacacacataaacacagaTGCGGGCTGACACGGGGAGACGTAAACAGACCTGTGCGCAAAAGCAGCCCCGGGGACGTGGGACAGGACCTGCACTATCTTTGGTTTTAACAGGTCACAGCACAGCGGGACAGCGATGCCACCGGCTCGGGGTGGGGCGTGAGGAGCCTGTTGCACTTTGCACCTCCGAGCCGTGAAGTGCAGCTTGTTCTGCCCCAGCTCTTGGGGTGATGGGGCAAGTCCCTCCCGCCGCTTGTCCGAGACCTTTTGGGGGAAGAGCTCGGTCACAGTAGCTGCAAAGAGGCACAGCTGGGGCTTATTTCCTCCCGGGCTTGGCTGCGAGGCGAGCATGCGAGGATGCGCGCGAGGATGCGCCTGGGGTTGAGGCTGCGCAGCTCTCGGCACCAGCACTGGAAGCCAGGCTGGTCCCCTCTGCCCGGGTGAGCTAGAAGGGGGGAAGAAAGCTTTAATACTAATTGCAtcaagtttaaaaaaggaaagagtcTTTCCCTTTGCCCCCAGGGGTGGTAAAACCTGGTCCTTGAGGGACTGTAGCTCCTGATACCCTGGGGACCGGTGGGGCACACTGGGGAGACCCACTGCTGCCCCACACGAGGCTGACATACAGCAGTGCCCAGgtggggtgtttggcagcagagTTTGGCAGCACTGAGGTGGGGTGACTGCAGCTTCCGCACGGAAAGCCCCATTGTGGAGCCCAGCGGGCATCTCACCACGGATGCCAGGAGGAGACGGATTTCGCCCACccagtgctgccctccctgccccacagccatGTGCGGAGCCCGTGTGGGAAGTGCCAGGCTGGGAAAAAAGTGAGCAGAAATCTTTCTAGGAGCAGACAAATGAGTCAGGCATGTTGTTCCCAGCAGGTTTGTGCCTCGCGGCACCCCGGCTGCGGAGGAGGAGTCTCCAGTGGATGGTAAAGGCTGGGTTCACGCTGCAGCTTCGCCACCGCCGTGGGGCCCATTTGGGTCTCACTCCTCTCCAACTCCTGTCTTCACGAGACCTGTAGGAACCTCCTATCTCTGGAGCCTCGGGCCCTTAGTCAAATCTGGTTGGCAGCTGCAGGCGCGCATGCGCTCGCCCGGCAGGATTGCACGCACACCTTGTTTTCTTAGGAATTGAGACTCAAAGAACCAGTTGCTGGGGAAAGGAGAGCGTGACCTGCGCCGGGTTAGCACTGTCAATGCATTTCATTTTGTTGCAATAAATTAACATGTCAACTGTTCTGGCCCTAAAAAGTATCCCAGATGTAGCTAAAGCCGGGAGAGATGCTTGGCATCCTTGCAGGGAGCAAGGTGAGGGAGTGCAGCCAAGCTGGTGGGGACGGCAGGGTGTCCATGGGGGCTCAATCCTGCCCTGATGCTGGGGTGGGTTGCGGTCCCCAGTGGTGGGGTTCTGCTGGGGGTTGGGTGCCACGCGGTGGAGGTGATGAGCAGGGTGCTGTAGGGTCGGGCATCCCCCCAGTTTTAGCTGGGAGcgtctccctctctcccctcagtgccatggggctggaggagctggcagtCCCTGGGGTCAGAGAGCCTGGGGAGAGCAAATGAGTGGACACTTCAGAGATGGGCAGATCGGTCTTCTCTGCCGTCTCCCTTTAACATCGAAAGAaatctctgctttcctttttctctgtttctctgggAATCTCCACTACTTTTGCTAGTTTTCTGAGTGGGAAAAATGATGGCAGGGGCTCATCTTCCCACAGAACCACGCAGCCAAAGATGGTAcaacctgctctgctctgctctgtggggCAAGGGCCGCAAGCTGTGGCAGCAGAAGGGGCACGGGGACTGTAGCAGTGTGTGCCCCCTCGGCCCTGCTGTGCCACCCTGGCTCCAGGGACCACAGGGAGCTGCCACTTGGTCCCAGGTCTGGTCCTTCCCCACCATCCCCACTGTCCTGGTGGGTCTCTCCCAGTGATGTCCACTCCTCTAGGAGCCTGTTCAGGGCTTGGTTCCACTCTTCACCCTTGCCAGTCCTCTGCCTTTCCTTGGTTGAGATCTGCCCCCTGAGCCttgatttttcctttccccagccGGGGGCTATGTCAGTTCAGGCCATCTAAAATGCCTCTGTTAAGCAGATGCACCTCAAATAGCTTCAGCCCCGCAGGTCCTGCTACATTCTGGGCTTTGGGCTTAGAGTCCGCAAGGGAGACTCAGCGTCACATGAGACCCCAAGCAGGGTGGGGATGGAAGAGCTGAGATGTTCGCTCCCTTACAGACACTGCTGGCTGGGAGCTCTGCATGCTATGCATCTTATCAGGGTCTGGTCAGGGCGCTGAGCACTTTATCGAGGCTCCTCCATTGGTGGTGAGAGCAGCCGGGGCTGCGGAAGTTTCCCCTTCTTCTGTTTGAGGGCGATAGCTGTGCTGAGATAGCCCCCGCCATCAGATACCTGGATCCGGCCCCCATGCATCACTTCTAGCAAAAGACAAAGCAGCACGTCTCATCCTTGATGCAGGGTGATGGAGAAGGGTCCTCGAAGCCCTGTGCAAGGCGTTGGGGGGTTCTCCAGGCAGGCCCAAATTGGGGTGCAGCAAAGAGAGGtgtctccagcagctctgctggagctggATTTGACCCTGCTCCAAGGGACCGCAAGACTAAACACTTGCTTAGCAAAGCTGCCGACAAGGGTCtcgggggacactggggatgtgTCATCCAGCTCCCGAGCCAGCCCCGAGCTCCAGCGGTGTCACACAGTGAGTGACTCCACCGGGGGGTCCGGAtccagccctgccctccccctgGCTCTTGCTGGCCCGTGCCAAGTCCCCCGCCGGGCACGGAGGCGACTCTCGGAGCTGGGTCCTGCGACAGAGGTTGCGTTCATCTCGCCTCCAGCCCATTGTCTTGTTTATTTGTTACGGTTGGTCTCCAATTAGGAGTTTGAGCCATTCGAGGCGAGGGCTGTTTCTTCCCATGCGAACGTGCGGTTCCCGCGCCGCCGAGCTGTGATGTGGTTGGGGACTCACAGGAGCATCTGCTATTGCAGCAACAGTGCCCGGGGACGAATGCGTTTCAGATGGGCTCGGCTCTTCTTTCCGTGCTCAGGCCGGCAGCCAGCCCAAGACGGTGAGGAAGAGCTGCTGGCCGGCCCTTTGCATGTGATGTTCCCCTTCTCGGGGACCTGCTGGGACCCTGTGTGGGGGCGGGGGCCTGACAGAGAGATTTTTACCGGCCGAAAGTGTCTCCCAAATATCAGAACCTTGTGGGGACCTCTCAGATGAGGAAGGGGCTCCGCCGTGGGCACCATCAGATCTGACCCTATCCTGGGTGGACACAGGGGCAGGTGGGATGCTCCAACCAAAATCTTTCATGGAATGGCCCAACCGCCATCCCTGGCTTTGCCGGCAGGGTCAGCCCTGGTTGGGATGCTCATGCTGGCTCAAGcactggggatgcagcacagggcaCCCGCCACCCTCTCTGCGGGCGATGTGGAGCTGGCGGTGCCCCGGCACAGCACCTGCAGCCCACGGACGGCAAGTCTGGTCTGGCTGGtggccccggggcagcggcgcGGACCCGTCCGGCCGGGCTGCGCGCAGCGTCAGTTAGCACATGATCTGCGCCGCGGGGCCAAGGTCTGAGGTCAGTTAGTCACACCCAGGCAGCGGCACTGACTTCACTGCGGGCAGGAGCAGCTCCTCACGTACTGTGCTCCCCGAAGGCAGTGCTGACCCGCCGCTCGGGGCTGCGCGCCGATGGTCAGACTGCTCCGTTATCGGGGCGCAGGCATCGCTTCCATCGCAACGAATGGCTCCCCGGAGCTTCCCTGGCTCTCGTCCCAGCCAAAATCTTTTCTCCAGTCCTGAGGCCAAAGGAGAAACACTAACGGGGTCCTGCGGTCCCACCGGGGAAGCCGCAGTGCCGGTTTACCCCTGGTGCTCGCGGTCCGGCTCGCTGGGCTGGCCCGCTCCCACTGAGCACCGGCTGGGTGGGATCGGCCGCTGGCTGAGGTCATTGAAAGCCCTTTTCCATCTCCCTCGAGTCTGGGACGTACACTGAGAGCGGGGCAACGCTCCCAGGAGCCAGGGCAATGGTAGGAGTCAGGGTTTGCCTCCAGCCCCAACCCCAAAATCCCAGGGGAGGGTGAACAATGGAGTTTTTGGAATTTTAGGGTCTCATCCACGCTTTGGCTTTTTCCAGGGAAGGAAGAGTTAATCCCCCGCCCGCCGCTAATGAGCCTTAACTGGGAATGACCCGACACAGGGGAGAAGTGAACCCATTGTCCTCGCCTGTGTTTGACTGTCTTCCAGGGAGACTCATGAAACGCAGAGCCCGGGCGTGAGTTCCCGATTTATGTCAGGAGGCTCtgatttattctatttatttatttttgccatCTGGTTGAGGAGGGACGTTGAACGCAAGCGTGAGAAATCCAGATGTGCACAGCTCCTCGCTGCTGTGCTCGCCGCACAGGACCttgtccccagcccagctcccaacCCTGCTGAGCTCATCCTGAGCCGCTCCAGTTGCTGCCACCCCTTGAATCCCCGGAGCCCCGTCGGTGGCACCCCCAGGCACCTGCCATGTCCCCGGTGGGGATGAGATGTGGATATTTACATACAAACAGGCTCAGCCTGGATGTTCAGCCCTGAGCTTCCAACGTATGAGATGTTGGCCATATGATGGTCCAGCAGCAATAGCCATGGGGACACCGGCGGGTCCCCAGCCATGGGGACACGGTGATCTTGGCAGCCATCATGGTGCTGGCATGTGCTGCAGGGTCTGGCCCCGTTGCATGATGCCTGTCCCAAACAGACGGTACTTTCCCCTCCGAGGCTGTCACCATGCCCTGCTCTATCTGTGCATTTAGGAGGGGTTTTGTATCAGTTTGAGGACATCTTATCTCATGGTGCAGGATGGAAACAGGCCCCACGGATGTGCTGTAACCCTGGGCAGGGCAGTGGCACAAGGGACACCCTGGGTCCCTTCCCTGGTGACAGGATGGGAAGATGAAAGAAAGCCACATCTTGCCTGGGGATCCACCACGGCATCCGGGGATGTCCCCGGGTGCCTCTGCCGTGGGACAGGGAAGCTGGCTTCATTTTAGGGCTCACCCCTGCCATGTagggacagcagggctgggctggagtTGGGCATCACTCCCCCTGCTGTCACTGCTGGTGTGGCACGAGGCTgcccacagcagtgctgctctgggGGGACAAACCGATGCTGTGAATCCTCCCGTAGGAGCTGGAGGACACAACCGGGCAGTGCGACCCAGCAGGGCAAAGCAAGAGGGGTTCTGGGGGAGACTTCTGAATTTTTGCGATGGTTTTTTTAGTCGGGGCTCCTCCGAGACACGAGAGATGATCACACAGGATCTTAGCTCATCCGCTTGCTGTCNNNNNNNNNNNNNNNNNNNNNNNNNNNNNNNNNNNNNNNNNNNNNNNNNNNNNNNNNNNNNNNNNNNNNNNNNNNNNNNNNNNNNNNNNNNNNNNNNNNNNNNNNNNNNNNNNNNNNNNNNNNNNNNNNNNNNNNNNNNNNNNNNNNNNNNNNNNNNNNNNNNNNNNNNNNNNNNNNNNNNNNNNNNNNNNNNNNNNNNNGGAAAATGCCTTTGCAGTTAGACATCACACAGGAgatgggaagggaagaaagagcaAGGGGACATGGGGCAGTGACCCCCAGCCCACAGTGATGCTTGAGAGGTTTTTAGGGCAGCCCCAACGGTGCTTTGGGGTAGAAACAGAAGTGTTTGAGGGTGAGCACAAAAGGAACCCAGCAAAGAGGAGCCAAATACAGTCCATTTCtgttggtttatttaaaaaaagggggaaaagaagtataaaaaaataaatatttaaatagaattctatttttatatattaccACAAAtcttattaataattattaataattattattattaataacatTATTAAAAGTCAGGTCAGAGCACTCAGTGCACCCTGGGCTTTTCACCGAGGCAATAAATAACCCTCACAGCCCGCTCTGGTGCCAGGAGCGAGCCAGCGCCTCCTGCCACCGGCCTGGGGCCCAACCCCAAGTCCCCATGTCCCTGCGTCCCCGTGCCCAGACCGCATTCGGCCGTGTGAAGCCCAGCCCTTGGCCGCTAGTACATTCAGAGCCTTCCGATAGGAAAGGCACTTTTCCAAAGGGGAGTGACCGGCCCACCGCGCCCCGCCGTACCCGCACGGGGGGGGACAATACTCCCCGGTGGGGCAGCCGCTGGCTCTGTCCCAGCGAGTGGCCTTGTCTGAAGCAGCAGGACCCAGCCCCAGCCGCCACGGCCACCCTGGTGCCCTCAGTTCGGCTCTCTGTGGGGGAGCCCAGCCTCAAACTATGCAGGGGGAGCATGTCCCCGCGTCCCCATGTCGCCACCAGCCACAGCATCTCGGTGTCCTTCAGCCCAATCCTTTTCCCAGGGAAGTGGAGGCTTTTGGACGATACCGGAGGATGTCCATCAGACTGCTCTCCATGATGGAGGAGACCAGCCATGGAGGACAGAGTCTGGCCCCGCCACCAGCCCCTCACAGCACCCGCAGCTCCCCGCACCCTGTGGGAGAATGGGGATGGCCGAGACGCATCCCAGGACCAGCCCGGGCCCTGGCATCCCCTTGGGGATGTGCTGCCTCATCCTGCTGGATGCTGGCCCCAGCTCCGCTCCGCCCAGGACACACTGGACTGCAACGTTCACCCCTCAAGGGGCAAATAAATTACTGGAGGGTGGATGGGCCCAGCGTAGGGTCCAGAGTAATAAATAGGAAGGCGGGAGTTCAGGAGGCAGCAGTGGGGGGATGGCCGGTGATGGGGAGGCAGAGGAGCCGGGGCGGGTGCTCATGCAGGGCTGAGATGAGGTAGGAGGACACGGGCCGCCTGGGCAATGACCTGCACGTACTTCCTGAGCACCTGGCAGCCCTGCTGCTTCTTCTTGAAAGAGCTCTTGCTCTTGGAGCTCTCCCCATAGCTGACATCCACCTGGAAGATGTTGTAGTTCTTGCAGAGGAGGCAGGTGAGGTTGGAGATGAGGCCTCGGGTGGTCTTAGTGGTGTTGTGGAGCCTGTCGAGGAGCTCCTTGGCCGTGGGGTTGAGCTCCTCCTGGTCACGCGTGATGTTCCCCAGCGAGGCATTGAGGAAGGCGAAGAGCTTGTACATGGCCACCATGACCTCCTTCTTCTCGCTTGTCCGGTTGACACGGAAAGCGGGGAAGAAGACACCGCTGGGGTTGCAGAGCTTGTCGGTCTCGCTGCTGAACGGCTCTCCCTGGCACTTCAGCTGGGAGGAGAAGCGAGCGTCACccctgtgtcccctgtccccccctcaACCACCTTCTGCCACGACCCCCGCagtgtccccagccctcccccgtcATGCACGTGATGGAGCAAACAGCCCGGGGGGCCCTGGCCACCCCTGAGCA is a genomic window of Athene noctua chromosome 17, bAthNoc1.hap1.1, whole genome shotgun sequence containing:
- the LIF gene encoding leukemia inhibitory factor; the encoded protein is MKFVPAGVVPFVALLLLQRRPVAGRALLVTGPGCPGHGLCRSNVQEQTRRQVALLNATAQDLFSLYLKCQGEPFSSETDKLCNPSGVFFPAFRVNRTSEKKEVMVAMYKLFAFLNASLGNITRDQEELNPTAKELLDRLHNTTKTTRGLISNLTCLLCKNYNIFQVDVSYGESSKSKSSFKKKQQGCQVLRKYVQVIAQAARVLLPHLSPA